In a single window of the Pseudomonas entomophila genome:
- a CDS encoding DoxX family protein, translating to MRYTLLDGQRDLILLLARLLLMILFVLSGWSKLTGFEGTVAYMTSLGAPAPMLAATIAVIMELLVGILLILGFYTRPLALLLALFVLGTALLGHPFWNMVDPERSANMTQFLKNLSIIGGLLVLAVSGPGRFSLDRR from the coding sequence ATGCGCTACACACTGCTAGACGGTCAACGCGATCTCATCCTGCTCCTCGCCCGCCTCCTGCTGATGATCCTGTTCGTACTCTCGGGATGGAGCAAGCTCACCGGCTTCGAAGGCACGGTCGCCTATATGACGTCACTGGGCGCACCCGCCCCCATGCTTGCCGCGACGATCGCGGTGATCATGGAATTGCTGGTCGGTATCCTGTTGATCCTGGGGTTTTACACCCGGCCGCTGGCCCTGTTGCTCGCCTTGTTCGTACTTGGCACCGCACTGCTCGGCCACCCCTTCTGGAACATGGTCGACCCTGAGCGTAGCGCCAACATGACCCAGTTCCTGAAGAACCTGAGCATCATTGGTGGCCTGCTCGTACTTGCAGTCAGCGGCCCTGGCCGATTCTCACTCGATCGGCGCTGA